From Deinococcus betulae, the proteins below share one genomic window:
- a CDS encoding DUF1440 domain-containing protein — MSAYRTLVAGLLGGAVGTLAMGQYWTRVAPKLEGDSGGQDSQKPDQHSISLVGQQHEPGESSTAALGRVAYEKTEGHPPGKQTRAALSEAVHWSMGAGSGALYGALAGRGNPLKGAAFGVGLWALIDEGLVPLLGLQDGPAGSPARGHANRLGAHLAYGLGLGLTVWALAGVLPGDD; from the coding sequence ATGAGCGCATACCGAACATTGGTGGCTGGCCTGCTGGGCGGGGCTGTGGGCACGCTGGCAATGGGGCAGTACTGGACACGGGTGGCCCCGAAGTTAGAGGGCGACAGCGGCGGCCAGGATAGCCAGAAGCCTGACCAGCACTCTATTTCTCTGGTGGGGCAGCAGCACGAACCCGGCGAGAGCAGTACCGCCGCCCTGGGCCGCGTGGCTTACGAGAAAACTGAGGGCCACCCGCCGGGCAAACAGACGCGCGCCGCCCTCAGTGAGGCGGTGCATTGGAGCATGGGCGCGGGCAGCGGGGCGCTCTACGGCGCGCTGGCTGGGCGCGGCAATCCCCTGAAAGGCGCCGCCTTTGGCGTGGGCCTCTGGGCCCTGATAGACGAGGGGCTGGTGCCGCTGCTGGGCCTGCAAGATGGCCCGGCTGGAAGCCCGGCGCGCGGACACGCCAACCGATTGGGTGCCCACCTGGCCTACGGGCTGGGGTTGGGGCTGACCGTCTGGGCGCTGGCTGGTGTGCTGCCTGGCGACGATTAA